The following proteins are encoded in a genomic region of Synechococcus sp. CBW1002:
- a CDS encoding chlororespiratory reduction protein 7, which produces MSDPLMRELDHYVVLEPGRPQEILDVGAALGWLAAHLERLPAVPEDLAGLADARAQAERLLDTACELELAPGLAIQWFAVRLEPGGHR; this is translated from the coding sequence ATGTCTGATCCCCTGATGCGGGAGCTTGATCATTACGTGGTGCTCGAGCCGGGGCGGCCTCAGGAGATCCTTGATGTGGGCGCCGCGTTGGGTTGGTTGGCGGCCCACCTCGAGCGTCTGCCTGCGGTCCCAGAGGATCTGGCCGGCCTCGCCGATGCCCGGGCCCAGGCGGAACGCCTGCTCGACACCGCCTGCGAGTTGGAGCTGGCACCGGGGCTGGCGATCCAGTGGTTCGCGGTGCGTCTGGAGCCCGGCGGGCACCGGTGA
- the zds gene encoding 9,9'-di-cis-zeta-carotene desaturase produces MRVAIVGAGLAGLSAAVDLVDAGHQVDLYEARPFMGGKVGSWEDPEGNHIEMGLHVFFFNYANLFALMRKVGAFENLLPKDHTHLFVNAGGDLRELDFRFPIGAPFNGLKAFFTTPQLDWIDKLRNALALGTSPIVRGLVDYEGAMQVIRDLDRISFQEWFLGHGGSLRSIERMWNPVAYALGFIDCATISARCMLTIFMMFAAKTEASKLNLLKGSPHRWLTGPILAYIEARGGRLHLRHRVKEVHFEEAPAEPGDPAVAPLTRVTGLTMGTPAGDLNVQADAYLAACDVPGIQRLLPQAWRCHEAFDAIYRLEAVPVATVQLRYDGWVTELGDSAEATGRRADLAHPAGLDNLLYTADADFSCFADLALASPVDYRRPGLGSLLQCVLTPGDPWIPKKTEEIVAATDAQVRSLFPSARNLTLVWSNVVKLAQSLYREAPGMEPFRPDQRTPVSNFFLAGSYTRQDYIDSMEGATMSGRLAAAAILDRPVQLASNAAVA; encoded by the coding sequence GTGAGGGTCGCCATCGTGGGAGCGGGGCTGGCGGGACTCTCCGCGGCAGTGGATCTGGTCGATGCCGGTCACCAGGTGGATCTTTACGAGGCCCGGCCCTTCATGGGTGGCAAGGTGGGCAGCTGGGAAGATCCCGAGGGCAACCACATCGAGATGGGGTTGCATGTGTTCTTCTTCAACTACGCCAACCTCTTCGCCCTGATGCGCAAGGTGGGGGCGTTCGAGAACCTCCTGCCCAAGGACCACACCCACCTGTTCGTGAATGCGGGTGGGGATCTGCGCGAACTCGATTTCCGTTTTCCGATCGGCGCCCCCTTCAACGGTCTCAAGGCCTTCTTCACCACCCCCCAGCTCGACTGGATCGACAAGCTGCGCAATGCCCTGGCCCTGGGCACCAGCCCGATCGTGCGCGGACTGGTGGATTACGAGGGGGCGATGCAGGTGATCCGCGATCTCGATCGGATCAGCTTCCAGGAGTGGTTCCTCGGCCATGGAGGCAGCCTGCGCAGCATCGAGCGCATGTGGAATCCGGTGGCCTACGCGCTGGGTTTCATCGATTGCGCCACGATCTCGGCTCGCTGCATGCTCACCATCTTCATGATGTTCGCGGCCAAGACCGAGGCCTCCAAGCTCAACCTGCTCAAGGGGTCGCCCCATCGCTGGCTCACCGGCCCGATCCTGGCCTATATCGAAGCCCGTGGCGGCCGCCTGCACCTACGCCACCGCGTCAAGGAGGTGCACTTTGAGGAGGCACCCGCAGAGCCCGGTGATCCCGCCGTTGCTCCGCTCACCCGGGTCACGGGGCTCACGATGGGAACACCGGCGGGGGATCTGAACGTGCAGGCCGATGCTTATCTCGCCGCCTGTGATGTGCCCGGCATCCAGCGCCTGCTGCCGCAGGCCTGGCGCTGCCACGAGGCTTTTGATGCGATCTACCGGTTGGAGGCCGTGCCGGTGGCCACCGTGCAGCTCCGCTACGACGGCTGGGTCACCGAATTGGGCGATTCCGCCGAGGCGACCGGTCGCCGGGCCGACCTCGCCCATCCGGCCGGTCTCGACAATCTCCTCTACACGGCAGACGCCGATTTCAGTTGCTTCGCGGATCTGGCCCTGGCCAGCCCGGTGGACTACCGCAGGCCTGGCCTGGGCTCGCTGCTGCAATGCGTGCTCACCCCGGGCGATCCCTGGATTCCCAAAAAGACCGAGGAGATCGTGGCCGCCACCGATGCCCAGGTCCGCAGCCTCTTCCCCTCGGCCCGCAACCTGACGCTGGTGTGGAGCAACGTGGTCAAGCTGGCCCAGTCGCTCTACCGCGAGGCGCCAGGGATGGAGCCGTTTCGCCCGGATCAGCGCACCCCGGTGTCCAACTTCTTTCTGGCGGGCAGCTACACCCGCCAGGACTACATCGATTCGATGGAAGGCGCCACCATGAGCGGGCGTCTGGCTGCGGCCGCGATTCTGGACCGCCCGGTTCAGCTCGCCAGCAATGCGGCCGTGGCCTGA
- a CDS encoding SRPBCC family protein: MGRWLEHSVTTEIQAPADRVWVVWSDLEAMPRWMRWIESVKTLDDPDLTDWTLAAQGFRFHWKARITQRVEAQQLHWESVGGLPTRGAVRFYPQGPGCTTVRLSVSYELPGVLAPLMEPTILGGIVTKELQANLDRFRDLVEISSGPGADLAADGLSGD, translated from the coding sequence ATGGGCCGTTGGCTTGAGCACAGCGTCACCACCGAGATCCAGGCCCCCGCGGATCGGGTCTGGGTGGTGTGGAGCGATCTCGAGGCGATGCCGCGCTGGATGCGCTGGATCGAGTCGGTCAAGACCCTTGATGACCCCGATCTCACCGACTGGACCCTGGCGGCCCAGGGATTTCGTTTTCATTGGAAGGCTCGCATCACCCAGCGGGTCGAGGCCCAGCAGCTGCACTGGGAATCGGTGGGGGGATTGCCGACCCGGGGGGCGGTGCGCTTCTATCCCCAGGGTCCCGGATGCACCACGGTCCGGCTCAGCGTCAGCTATGAGCTGCCGGGGGTGCTTGCACCCCTGATGGAACCCACCATCCTGGGGGGCATTGTCACCAAGGAACTGCAGGCCAACCTTGACCGTTTTCGCGACCTGGTCGAAATCTCCAGCGGCCCTGGCGCTGACCTTGCTGCTGACGGGCTGTCAGGGGATTGA
- a CDS encoding DUF751 family protein, producing the protein MKDFFVNVTRYPRYLIAFSLGVINSVVEPLARRRSNPVTAVALVGALISGLLSLGLVLRAMVTTAPLA; encoded by the coding sequence ATGAAGGACTTTTTCGTGAACGTAACGCGGTACCCGCGTTATCTGATCGCCTTCAGCCTCGGTGTGATCAATTCGGTGGTGGAGCCGCTGGCACGGCGACGCAGCAATCCGGTCACGGCGGTGGCCCTGGTGGGGGCCCTGATCAGCGGCCTGCTCAGTCTGGGCCTGGTGCTGCGTGCGATGGTGACCACAGCACCTCTGGCATAG
- a CDS encoding dihydrofolate reductase family protein, which translates to MVALSSGRSRPLLRLVLAVSLDGRLAPAAGGAAQIGGRGDRRVLEESLAWADGCLIGAETLRRHGTTCLIRRADLLAQRAAAGREPQPLAVVVSRSGVVEAGLPFFAQPLRRWRLDPGGDPAGLAAGPGAPAGDRASAPAGFERQLCCGGWQEALEQLALAGLERLVVLGGARLVASLVAEGWLDELQLTLCPQLLGGAHSWLPATSPVMDALRRGWRLQEQRLLEDNELLLRYDRPSLGGDRA; encoded by the coding sequence GTGGTTGCCCTGTCGTCTGGCCGGAGCCGACCACTGCTGAGGCTGGTGCTGGCCGTGAGCCTGGATGGACGGCTGGCGCCGGCAGCGGGAGGTGCGGCCCAGATCGGCGGCCGCGGCGATCGGCGGGTGCTGGAAGAGTCGCTGGCCTGGGCAGACGGCTGCCTGATCGGCGCCGAGACGTTGCGGCGCCACGGCACCACCTGCCTGATCCGCCGGGCCGACCTGCTGGCCCAGCGCGCTGCCGCCGGCCGTGAGCCCCAGCCCCTGGCGGTGGTGGTGAGCCGCAGTGGTGTTGTGGAGGCCGGTCTGCCTTTTTTTGCCCAGCCCCTGCGGCGTTGGCGGCTGGATCCTGGTGGCGATCCGGCCGGCCTGGCGGCTGGTCCTGGTGCCCCCGCCGGGGATCGAGCCTCCGCGCCCGCTGGTTTTGAGCGCCAGCTGTGTTGTGGCGGCTGGCAGGAGGCGTTGGAGCAGCTGGCGTTGGCCGGCCTGGAGCGGCTGGTGGTGCTGGGCGGCGCACGGCTGGTGGCCTCCCTTGTGGCCGAAGGCTGGCTCGATGAACTGCAGCTCACCCTGTGCCCCCAGCTCCTGGGGGGGGCGCACAGCTGGTTGCCGGCGACATCGCCGGTGATGGATGCTCTGCGGCGCGGCTGGCGGCTGCAGGAGCAGCGCCTGCTTGAGGACAACGAGCTGCTGTTGCGTTATGACCGCCCCAGCCTTGGTGGCGATCGCGCGTAG
- a CDS encoding shikimate kinase — translation MPPAASSGSDGRDGFRGSASDISREAADRTTHRSLARRLEGINIYLVGMMGAGKSAVGRPLAAALGYRFLDADTTIEQVAGQPIPAIFEQEGEAGFRALETAVLDRIASWHSLVVATGGGAVTRPENWGHLHQGVVVWLDAADAVLLQRLSADPTPRPLMAGPDPHGRLLELLEQRRPLYAQADLHIVQGSGTPEQVALQVLDGLPSILKERQAGPSEPLTLINADGAITPSLN, via the coding sequence ATGCCCCCCGCCGCTTCCTCCGGATCCGATGGCCGTGACGGATTCAGGGGCTCTGCCTCAGACATCAGCAGGGAAGCCGCCGATCGCACCACCCACCGCTCCCTCGCCCGCCGGCTGGAGGGGATCAACATCTATCTGGTGGGGATGATGGGCGCGGGCAAGAGCGCGGTGGGCAGGCCCCTGGCCGCGGCGCTCGGCTACCGCTTCCTCGATGCCGACACCACGATCGAACAGGTGGCCGGCCAGCCGATTCCGGCGATCTTCGAGCAGGAGGGGGAGGCGGGGTTCCGTGCCCTAGAAACCGCGGTGCTCGATCGCATCGCCAGCTGGCACTCCCTCGTGGTGGCCACCGGCGGCGGCGCCGTGACACGGCCGGAGAACTGGGGCCACCTGCACCAGGGGGTTGTGGTGTGGCTGGATGCCGCCGATGCGGTGCTGTTGCAGAGGCTCAGCGCCGACCCAACCCCGCGCCCGCTGATGGCCGGCCCCGACCCGCACGGACGGCTGCTGGAGCTGCTGGAGCAGCGCCGCCCCCTCTATGCCCAGGCCGACCTGCACATCGTGCAGGGCAGCGGCACGCCGGAGCAGGTGGCGCTCCAGGTGCTGGACGGGCTCCCCTCGATCCTCAAGGAACGCCAGGCCGGCCCCAGCGAACCGCTGACGCTGATCAACGCGGACGGAGCCATCACTCCCTCGCTCAACTGA
- a CDS encoding uroporphyrinogen-III synthase, translating to MAVTRAEQQLGEARALFEAMGARVVDLPALVIGPPDEWGPLDDALAELEHFHWLILSSANGVEAVQQRLRRRGGDLAHLPGSLNIAAVGRKTARQLEDLGAPADFVPPAYVADSLIEHFPVSAWGLRLLLPRVQSGGRTVLAEAFGEAGARVVEVAAYETRCPEALPSQTLLALERGHLDAITFSSGKTVSHTCQLLQRHFGSDWRQRLDSVAVISIGPQTTARCRQELGRVDAEADPHDLNGLVAACCRALSEQG from the coding sequence GTGGCGGTGACCCGGGCGGAGCAACAGCTGGGGGAAGCTCGCGCTCTGTTTGAGGCGATGGGAGCGCGCGTCGTGGATCTGCCGGCCCTCGTGATCGGTCCCCCCGATGAATGGGGTCCGCTCGACGACGCCCTGGCGGAACTGGAGCACTTTCACTGGCTGATCCTGTCCAGCGCCAACGGGGTGGAGGCGGTGCAGCAGCGGCTGCGCCGCCGCGGCGGCGACCTGGCGCACCTCCCCGGCAGCCTCAACATCGCCGCGGTGGGCCGCAAGACGGCCCGGCAGCTGGAGGATCTCGGCGCCCCTGCAGACTTCGTACCTCCTGCCTATGTCGCCGACAGCCTGATCGAGCACTTCCCTGTCTCAGCCTGGGGCCTGCGGTTGCTGCTGCCACGGGTGCAGAGCGGCGGCCGCACCGTGCTGGCGGAGGCCTTCGGCGAAGCCGGTGCCCGGGTGGTGGAAGTGGCCGCCTACGAAACGCGCTGCCCTGAGGCCCTGCCCTCGCAGACCCTGCTGGCTCTGGAGCGCGGCCACCTGGATGCGATCACCTTCAGCAGCGGCAAGACGGTGAGCCACACCTGCCAGCTGCTGCAGCGCCACTTCGGGAGCGACTGGCGCCAGCGGCTGGACAGCGTGGCCGTGATTTCGATCGGCCCCCAGACCACGGCCCGCTGCCGCCAGGAGCTGGGCCGGGTGGACGCCGAAGCGGACCCCCATGACCTCAACGGACTGGTGGCGGCCTGCTGCAGGGCCCTCAGCGAACAAGGCTGA
- a CDS encoding DUF6816 family protein has product MAATLLGTILAILLALPVAAAPGTVVQERLSSWPQWRLPVPLPRPGRGDLIYPHWFAGAWEVTSHSLEGDTATPAGPAQEPPLHYRVDFIADRRGRIVGARAANAAAIGRAVLGHRLVSVEDDPANPNRQLARLRDGSLLETRVIGRQVLTLPPDQFLADELSLQVLHGEAAPRVSRVEVLSHYQLEADGTIRGEQWLATYPSPTEGLMASPRSLAQYELRLVPLRPQSGPAS; this is encoded by the coding sequence ATGGCCGCAACGCTGCTGGGCACCATCCTGGCGATCCTGCTGGCTTTGCCGGTCGCAGCCGCCCCTGGAACGGTTGTGCAGGAGCGCCTGAGCAGCTGGCCGCAGTGGCGGCTGCCGGTCCCCCTGCCGCGGCCGGGGCGAGGCGACCTGATCTATCCCCACTGGTTTGCGGGAGCCTGGGAGGTGACCAGCCACAGCCTTGAGGGCGACACCGCAACGCCTGCGGGGCCAGCCCAGGAGCCACCGCTGCACTACCGCGTCGACTTCATCGCCGATCGCCGGGGCCGCATCGTGGGCGCCCGGGCCGCGAACGCCGCTGCGATCGGCCGGGCAGTGCTGGGCCATCGTCTGGTCAGCGTGGAAGACGACCCCGCGAACCCGAACCGCCAGCTGGCCCGCCTGCGCGACGGATCCCTGCTGGAAACCCGCGTGATCGGTCGGCAGGTGCTGACCTTGCCACCCGACCAGTTCCTGGCCGACGAACTCAGCCTGCAGGTGCTGCATGGTGAGGCGGCACCCAGGGTCAGCCGGGTGGAGGTGCTGAGCCACTACCAGCTTGAAGCGGATGGAACCATCAGGGGCGAGCAATGGCTGGCCACCTACCCCTCCCCGACCGAGGGCCTGATGGCCAGCCCCAGGAGCCTCGCCCAGTACGAGCTCAGGCTCGTCCCGCTGCGGCCACAATCCGGTCCCGCCAGCTGA
- the rbfA gene encoding 30S ribosome-binding factor RbfA, producing MAQGRRVERVAALIRREISELLITGIKDERVSQGMVSVTHVDVAGDLQHCKIFVSVFGSDDDRIQAMAGLQSAAAYVKGELGRRLKMRRTPEVVFQLDRGLERGTTVLSLLNRLGEERLSKDSEPPLTEAPEDQNGTAP from the coding sequence ATGGCACAGGGCCGACGGGTGGAACGGGTGGCGGCCCTGATCCGCCGCGAAATCAGCGAGCTCCTGATCACGGGCATCAAGGACGAACGGGTCAGCCAGGGCATGGTGAGCGTCACCCATGTGGATGTGGCCGGCGATCTGCAGCACTGCAAGATCTTCGTGAGCGTGTTCGGCAGCGACGACGACCGCATCCAGGCGATGGCCGGCCTGCAGTCGGCCGCGGCCTACGTGAAAGGCGAACTGGGCCGCCGGCTGAAGATGCGCCGAACACCCGAGGTGGTGTTCCAACTGGATCGTGGCCTCGAACGCGGGACCACGGTGCTGAGTCTGCTGAACCGCCTTGGGGAAGAACGGCTGAGCAAAGACAGTGAGCCACCCTTGACTGAGGCCCCCGAGGACCAGAACGGCACTGCGCCATGA
- a CDS encoding glycoside hydrolase family 3 N-terminal domain-containing protein yields the protein MTAAGAGAGTATEQDLRRLVAELLVVRCSGHLSDDQRRYPRWELDNATLRRLLAEGVGGVILLGGSAAELGLRCRQLQAWSGQPLLLCADVEEGVGQRFEGASWLAPPLTLGRLYQREPGRAEELAERYGRCTGAEARELGLNWVLAPVCDVNNNPANPVINLRAWGEVPATAAALATAFLRGAQAEGVLCCAKHFPGHGDTAVDSHLELPRLDHERTRLEQVELPPFRAAINAGVASVMTAHLLLSELDREQPATLSPAVLDGLLRRELGFKGLIVTDALVMEAIAARTGGAEAAVLALVAGADLVLMPENADAAIDAILEAVQQGRLSPERLAASQQRRRRALASVAEPAAQQTSAADAALPLQRLGEGPRAEHRALARELVQGGLQHRGGRLTVRPQGTPSAAGCNLIRIDNALQCPALPLGAPALNLPAAAGFRSRLLEPRSPSPWSQDPRHPLNLESLGSGAVLLQLFLRGNPFTGGAGGQEPWEKAIQQLQELGRLAALVVYGSPYRWDSLVAELDPQIPAAYCPAQTPLAQRYALEAIGLGEGSQAGSFTD from the coding sequence ATGACGGCGGCCGGGGCTGGCGCTGGAACGGCCACGGAGCAGGACCTGCGGCGCCTGGTGGCCGAGCTGCTGGTGGTGCGCTGCAGCGGCCACCTCAGCGACGATCAGCGGCGCTATCCCCGCTGGGAGCTCGACAACGCCACCCTGCGGCGCCTTCTGGCTGAGGGGGTGGGGGGCGTGATCCTGCTGGGCGGCAGCGCCGCCGAGCTGGGTCTGCGCTGCCGCCAGCTCCAGGCCTGGTCAGGCCAGCCACTGCTGCTCTGCGCCGACGTGGAAGAGGGGGTGGGGCAGCGCTTCGAGGGGGCCAGCTGGTTGGCACCACCCCTCACCCTGGGTCGCCTCTACCAGCGGGAGCCAGGGCGAGCCGAGGAGCTTGCCGAGCGCTATGGCCGCTGCACGGGCGCCGAAGCCCGGGAGCTGGGCCTCAACTGGGTGCTGGCGCCGGTGTGCGATGTCAACAACAATCCCGCCAACCCGGTGATCAACCTGCGCGCCTGGGGGGAGGTTCCCGCCACCGCGGCGGCCCTGGCCACGGCCTTCCTGCGCGGCGCCCAGGCCGAGGGGGTGCTGTGTTGCGCCAAGCACTTCCCGGGGCACGGCGACACGGCCGTGGATTCCCACCTGGAACTGCCCCGCCTCGACCACGAGCGCACCCGGCTGGAGCAGGTGGAGTTGCCGCCTTTCCGGGCCGCGATCAACGCTGGTGTGGCCTCGGTGATGACCGCCCACCTGCTGCTGAGCGAGCTGGACAGGGAGCAGCCTGCCACCCTGTCGCCGGCCGTCCTGGACGGACTGCTGCGCCGGGAGCTGGGCTTCAAGGGCCTGATCGTGACCGACGCCCTGGTGATGGAGGCGATTGCGGCCCGCACCGGCGGGGCCGAGGCCGCCGTGCTGGCCCTGGTCGCCGGGGCGGATCTGGTGCTGATGCCGGAGAACGCCGACGCGGCCATCGACGCAATCCTGGAGGCCGTGCAGCAGGGCCGCCTGTCGCCAGAGCGGCTGGCAGCCAGCCAGCAACGGCGGCGACGCGCCCTGGCCTCGGTCGCGGAACCCGCGGCTCAGCAGACGTCCGCCGCAGACGCGGCCCTGCCACTCCAGCGCCTGGGTGAGGGGCCCCGGGCTGAGCACCGGGCACTGGCCAGGGAGCTGGTGCAGGGCGGTCTGCAGCATCGCGGCGGCCGCCTGACAGTCCGCCCGCAGGGCACACCGAGCGCGGCAGGCTGCAACCTGATTCGTATCGACAACGCCCTGCAATGCCCTGCCCTGCCGCTGGGGGCACCAGCCCTGAACCTGCCGGCCGCAGCGGGCTTCCGGAGCCGCTTGCTCGAACCTCGCAGCCCCTCCCCCTGGAGCCAGGATCCCCGCCATCCGCTCAACCTGGAGAGCCTGGGCAGTGGAGCGGTGCTGCTGCAGCTGTTCCTGCGCGGCAATCCCTTCACCGGCGGCGCCGGCGGTCAGGAGCCGTGGGAGAAGGCGATCCAGCAACTTCAGGAGCTCGGCCGGCTGGCTGCCCTGGTGGTCTACGGCAGCCCCTATCGCTGGGACAGCCTGGTGGCGGAGCTCGACCCGCAGATTCCAGCCGCCTACTGCCCCGCCCAGACACCGTTGGCCCAGCGCTACGCCCTGGAGGCCATCGGCCTGGGAGAAGGAAGCCAGGCTGGGTCCTTCACAGACTGA
- a CDS encoding glutathione S-transferase family protein has protein sequence MELHQFRHSAFCEKVRLILAAKGLDYTVVEVTPGLGQLEVFRLSGQRQVPVLVDGGEVIADSTAIALHLEDRYPTPALQPVDPVERARLWLLEDWADTALSAGCRLALVQAAAADPVLRTALLPDRLPGPLRSLVGALPAEALSSLTGAVGEAIAGEAMQQLRRNLEQLALLVESTPYLVGDALSIADLAVAAQLSLLKFPASAGAPLAGRGVTGIADNPLLEPLFSWRDRIVAAAGRA, from the coding sequence ATGGAACTGCATCAGTTCAGACATTCGGCCTTCTGCGAGAAGGTGCGCCTGATCCTGGCGGCCAAGGGTCTCGATTACACCGTTGTGGAGGTGACGCCAGGCCTGGGCCAGCTGGAGGTGTTCCGCCTCTCGGGTCAGCGGCAGGTGCCGGTGCTGGTGGATGGCGGTGAGGTGATTGCTGATTCCACTGCCATCGCCCTGCATCTGGAGGATCGCTACCCCACGCCGGCCCTGCAACCCGTCGATCCGGTCGAGCGGGCCCGCCTCTGGCTTCTGGAAGACTGGGCCGATACCGCCCTGTCCGCAGGCTGTCGCCTCGCCCTGGTGCAGGCCGCCGCCGCCGATCCGGTCTTGCGCACGGCCCTGCTGCCGGATCGGTTGCCCGGCCCGCTGCGCAGCCTGGTGGGTGCCCTGCCGGCCGAGGCCCTCTCCTCCCTCACCGGTGCTGTTGGCGAGGCGATCGCCGGTGAGGCGATGCAGCAATTGCGCCGCAACCTCGAGCAGCTCGCCCTGCTGGTGGAGTCCACTCCCTATCTGGTTGGTGATGCTCTGTCCATTGCGGATCTGGCCGTGGCGGCCCAGCTGTCGCTGCTGAAGTTCCCGGCCAGCGCCGGAGCACCCCTGGCGGGCCGTGGCGTCACCGGTATCGCCGACAACCCCCTGCTGGAGCCCCTGTTCAGCTGGCGGGACCGGATTGTGGCCGCAGCGGGACGAGCCTGA
- a CDS encoding 6-carboxytetrahydropterin synthase, with product MATGLRAPTLAPPESAALRPASAASVPDGTACPHGRGRPCVITRRATFSASHHYWLPELDAATNQERFGPCSIAPGHGHNYELVVAMGGDLDADGMVLNLSDVKHAIRREVTGQLDFRYLNEVWPEFDLSTPAGCLPTTEALVRAIWTRLAPHLPLMGLRLYETANLWADVIGDTMEAFLSIRTHFAAAHRLARPELSQAENEAIYGKCARPHGHGHNYLLDVTVRGSIDPRTGMVCDLAELQTLVQDLVVEPFDHTFLNKDVSHFAACVPTAENIALHICDLLASPIAATGACLHKVRLQESPNNAAEVFAETAQLGMLPRGLEVLAAA from the coding sequence ATGGCTACCGGCTTGCGTGCGCCCACCCTGGCCCCACCGGAGTCGGCTGCGCTGCGGCCGGCGTCTGCGGCATCCGTGCCCGATGGAACGGCCTGCCCCCACGGCCGGGGCCGCCCCTGTGTGATCACACGGCGGGCCACCTTCAGTGCCAGCCACCACTACTGGTTGCCGGAACTGGATGCGGCCACCAACCAGGAGCGCTTCGGTCCCTGCAGCATCGCCCCCGGCCATGGCCATAACTACGAGCTGGTGGTGGCCATGGGTGGCGATCTCGACGCCGATGGCATGGTGCTCAATCTCTCGGATGTGAAGCACGCCATCCGCCGTGAGGTGACCGGACAGCTCGACTTCCGCTACCTCAACGAGGTCTGGCCGGAGTTCGATCTCTCCACCCCAGCCGGTTGTCTGCCGACCACCGAAGCCCTGGTGCGGGCGATCTGGACCCGCTTGGCCCCCCATCTGCCCCTGATGGGGCTGCGCCTCTACGAAACCGCCAACCTCTGGGCCGACGTGATCGGCGACACCATGGAAGCCTTCCTCTCGATCCGCACCCATTTCGCCGCCGCCCATCGCCTGGCCCGCCCCGAGCTTTCCCAGGCGGAGAACGAGGCGATCTACGGCAAGTGCGCCCGGCCCCATGGCCATGGCCACAACTACCTGCTGGATGTGACCGTGCGCGGCAGCATCGACCCCCGCACCGGCATGGTCTGCGATCTGGCGGAGCTCCAGACCCTGGTCCAGGACCTGGTGGTCGAGCCCTTCGATCACACCTTCCTCAACAAGGACGTGTCCCACTTCGCCGCCTGCGTGCCCACCGCCGAGAACATCGCGCTGCATATCTGCGATCTTCTGGCGTCACCGATCGCCGCCACCGGCGCCTGCCTGCACAAGGTCCGCCTGCAGGAGAGCCCCAACAACGCCGCCGAGGTGTTTGCCGAAACCGCCCAGCTGGGCATGCTGCCCCGTGGGCTTGAGGTGCTGGCGGCGGCCTGA
- a CDS encoding IS1595 family transposase → MARNGIQFQKGLSLPEFQRLYGTEEQCEAALEKARWPDGFRCPRCNGHEHGLVYGRRLKRYQCRNCGHQTTLTAGTILQATKLPLTNWFLAFYLIGQAKNGISSLELSRHLGVNYDTAWLLHNKILRAMSEREEEYLLRGKIQIDDAYLGGERTGGKVGRGSENKIPIVAAVSLNESGHPIHAKIAPVNSFSSEAIANWSLNNLTPGSDVLSDGLACFRAVTTANCHHKANVTTGKHPNDLPQFRWINTLLGNLKTSFNGTFHAFNFDKYAKRYLGGFCFRFNRRFAMAEMTERIANAVCCCMPCTERDLRLAEAYG, encoded by the coding sequence ATGGCGCGCAACGGCATCCAGTTCCAGAAGGGCCTGTCTCTGCCTGAGTTCCAGCGGCTCTACGGCACAGAGGAGCAATGTGAGGCTGCTCTGGAGAAGGCTCGCTGGCCGGATGGGTTCCGGTGCCCTCGCTGCAATGGGCATGAGCATGGCCTGGTTTACGGCCGACGACTCAAGCGCTACCAATGCCGCAACTGCGGCCATCAGACAACACTCACGGCCGGCACGATCCTGCAGGCCACCAAGCTCCCTCTGACAAACTGGTTCCTGGCCTTTTATCTGATCGGCCAGGCCAAGAACGGGATCTCCTCGCTGGAATTGAGTCGTCACCTGGGCGTCAACTACGACACCGCCTGGCTGCTTCACAACAAGATCCTGCGGGCGATGAGCGAACGGGAGGAGGAGTATCTGCTGCGGGGAAAGATTCAGATAGATGATGCTTACCTCGGCGGAGAACGCACTGGCGGCAAGGTGGGTCGCGGATCAGAAAACAAGATTCCGATCGTGGCAGCCGTCTCGTTGAACGAGTCCGGCCATCCGATCCACGCAAAGATCGCGCCGGTGAATAGCTTCAGTTCAGAGGCGATCGCTAACTGGTCCTTGAATAATCTGACTCCCGGTAGCGATGTACTCTCCGATGGCCTGGCCTGCTTCCGCGCCGTGACAACGGCCAACTGCCACCACAAGGCGAATGTCACCACCGGCAAGCACCCCAACGACCTGCCGCAGTTCCGCTGGATCAACACCCTGCTGGGCAACCTAAAGACCAGCTTCAACGGCACCTTCCATGCCTTCAACTTTGACAAGTACGCCAAGCGCTACCTGGGCGGCTTCTGCTTCCGCTTCAATCGGCGCTTTGCCATGGCTGAGATGACCGAGCGCATCGCCAATGCAGTCTGCTGCTGCATGCCTTGCACGGAGCGGGATCTCAGGCTTGCGGAGGCTTATGGGTAA